Sequence from the Nocardiopsis sp. YSL2 genome:
CCTCTCCCCGGCGACGAAGCAGTAGGGCGTGCCCCCGGGCGGCTCGGCCGAGCGCGCGGTCTCCAGCGCCAGCCGGCCCGGCAGGGCGTCCTCGTCCTGGCGGGGGAGCCAGTGCACACGGACGCTCTCGGGCGCCTTCACGTCGCGGATGTCGTCGGCGGAGGGAACCTCCAGGTAGGCGTCGGCGCTCAGGTCCCCGGGTGCCTGTTCGATGATCGACAGCAGGGCCGGGACCGCGCTCTCGTCGCCCACCAGCAGTTGGGAGTCGGTGCCCTCGGGCGGCAGGTAGTAGTACCCCTCCGGGAACACGCCGACCTCGTCCCCCGGCTGGGCCTCGGGCGCCCAGGCCGAGGCCGGGCCGCCGTCGCCGTGGGCGACGAACTCGATGTCCAGTTCCAGGCGGGCGGGGTCGAAGCGCCGCGCGGTGTAGTTGCGCACGACGGGGCGCTCGGCGGCGGGCATCAGGTAGTACTGGGCGATCCACCCGTTGTGCGAGGCCGTGGGCATGCGCAGGGTCTCCTGGCCGGGGCGGGGGAGGAAGACCTTGACGCACTGGTCGAAACCGAGGAAGGGGAAGCCGGCGAGTTCTTCGCCGCCGAGCGTGACGGTGACGAAGTGCGGGCTCGTCCGCTCGGTGCGCACCACACGGGTGCGCACCATGGTGCGGTGTTCGGGCTGCCGGATGCGCAAGGGGACCTCATTCCTCGGTGGGGACCTCGACGGGGACCTCGACGGGGGCATTAAATGAGGTAAGCCTAGCCTAAGTGCGTCTCGCGGTGTGCGTCGCGGCACGGGCCGCGCGCTCGGACGCCCACACCGCCAGCAGGACCAGGGCGCACCCGGCGAGCTGGACCGGTGTGGCGCGCTCGCCCAGCAGCAGAGCGCCCGCGCCGACCGCGAGCACGGGCGGCAGCACCAGCACCGCCGCCGCCGAACTGGGCGCCAGGCGGGGCAGGGCCGCCCCCACCAGGATCCAGGTCAGCACCTGGCCGGTCAGTGCCAGCAGCGCCAGCCAGCCCCAGGCCCGCGGGTCGAGCGAGGCCAGGTCGATCCCGCTCCACCACGCGCCCAGCGCGCCCGCGGACAGCGCACCGGCCAGGGTCGCCACGCACACCGGGGTGGCGGTGTGCCCGCTGCCACCGCCCAGGCGGGACAGGAACAGGTAGCCCGCGTAGGCCGCGCCCGCCGCGCAACCGTAGGCCAGGCCCAGAAACGGGTCGCCCTCGGCGGTCGAAGGGCCCGTGATTCCGGCGGACAGGGCCACCCCGGCCAGCATGACCGGCGCGGCCATCAGGAAGGAGCGTCGGATCGGCGTGCCAGTGAACATCCGGGCCAGCACGGGGAAGACCACCAGCTGTGCGTTGAGCAGCACGGTCGCGATGCCCGCGCCGACCTCTCCGATGCTCGCCGTCCACAGCACGTAGTCCACGCCCAGCAGCAGCCCCGCGGCGGTGTCGATGAGCACCAGGCGCCGCGGCCGCCACCCGATCCGCCGGAGCTCGGCCACCGACATCGGCACCAGCAGCGTCAGCGCCAGCGCGCACCGCAGGAACGCCGCGGTCCCGGCGTTGGCCCCCGAGGCCTTGACCAGCACACCCGACAGCGAGGTGCACGCGGCACCCGCCAGGGCGAGCAGGAGGGGATCGACCCGCGCGAGCCGGGAGTCGGCGCCGGAAACGGACTGCTTGCTCATGACGCTCACTCTGGCGCCTTCGACCCGAAAACAAAAGCGATGATTCGTGGACGTTTCTCGGTAGTATTGCTGATGTGTTCAACACCGAACGATTGAGCGCTCTGGCGGCGGTGGCCGAGCACGGCACCATCGCCGACGCGGCACGCGCCCGGCACGTCACGCCCTCCGGGCTCTCCCAGCAGCTCGCCAAGCTCGAACGCGAGGCGGGCCAGCCCCTGCTGGAGCCGTACGGACGCACCGTGCGCCTCACCCACGCAGGGCGGGTCCTGGCCGGGCACGCCACCCGTGTCCTCGCCCAGCTCGCCGAGGCCCGCGGCGACCTGGCCGAGCTGAGCGGCCAGGTGCTGGGCCCGCTGCGCCTGGGCGGCGTCGGCAGTGCGATCCGTGCCCTGCTGCCGGGGCCGCTGGCCGCCCTCTCGGCCGCCCACCCCCGGCTCGAGGCCACCGTGTGCGACGGCGAGGTCGTCGAACTCATGCCCGCCCTGTTGAACGGGGATCTGGACCTGCTCCTGGTCGAGAGCTGGTCGAGCCGTCCGTTGGCGTTCCCGTCGGGCGTGGCCACGGTCCCCCTCGTCGACGAGCCGGTCAGCGTCGCCCTGCCCGCCGGACACCGGTTGTCAGGGCGGGCCCGGGTCGACCCGGCGGAACTGGGGCAGGAGTCCTGGGCCAGCTGCCCGCCCGGGACCGAGCCCTACGAGGCGACGCTCCAGGCCCTGCGCGGCCGCGGCGTGGAGCCCCGCGTGCGGTACGCACTCAAGGAGCTGCCCACCCAGCTGGCGCTGGTGGCGGCCGGGGTGGCGGTGGCGCTCGTGCCCGACCTGGGGCGGCGGCCGGCGCCCGAGGGCGTCGTGTTCCGGCCTCTGGACCCGCCCGTGCGCCGGACGATCCGGGCGGTGTGGCGGGTGGACGCCGAGACCCCGGCCGTACGAGCCTGTGCCGGCGCCCTCACCGCGCAGGCGGCCGAGTGGGGCGCCGACGGCGGCGCCGGCCCGGCGGCGGACCCGGGCGCCGATGCGGTCACCCCGCGGCGTGCGGAGCGTGCGTCGGGCTGAGGCGGGTCACCGGGCGGCGTCGGGTGCGTCGTCCAGGTCCTCGGTGTCGGCCCGGTGCAGCACGCGGGTGAGGTCGCCGGAGTCGATCAGCCCCGCCAGGACCCGCGTCATGTCGCCCACCCCGGGGTCGCGGACGATGAGGGTGTCGACGCACCCGAAGTAGCGCCCCTCCAGATTCTCCCCGGTCTCGGCGTTCTCGGCCATCAGCCGCTCGACCTCGGCGAGCGTGAACAGGGTCCCGGACCAGCGGGTCCCGTCCCCCAGCTCGACCACGACGTCGACGTTGTCGACGAGCGTCAGGTCCTCGTCGGGGTCGGGCAGGAACAGGGCGGTGAAGCCGTCCCCGTGCACCCGGTACCACGGACCGTCCCAGTGCCCGGTCAGTTCGCTGTGGCTCATGCCGACAGTCTGCCCAGCCGCCCCGAGGGGCCTAACCCGGCGCGCCGAGGGGTTGGGGCCGTGGCCCGGAGGCGATACGATCACGATAATCATTCTCATCGAACTCCCCCCAGGAAGGGACTGCCCATGCCCGCATTCCACGACGACTGCGCCGGCTCGGCCGAGTTCATCGACGCCGGTGCGGGCGGCGCCGCCGAGCCCACGGGGCCGGAGGGCGTGCGCTGGAGCGTGACCTACGAGGTGCACGGGGCCGGCCTGTCCCTCCTCCGGCACGGCGCGGGCGCCCGGGTCTGATGGGCCGTTACGACCACGCGGTCCTGCGGGTGGGGGGGCGCGATCCCCGGTTCCGCGGGGCGCAGGAGGTCCACGCCGTCATCGCCACGCCCCGCACCCAGGAGCGGCCGCCGAGCCTGTCCACCATCTACCGCACCCTGCGCCGCCTGGCCTCCGAGGGCGTCCTGGACACCGTCCACTCCGCCGACGGCGAGCGCCTGTACCGCCTGTGCGGCAGCACCTCGCAGCACCACCACCTGCTGTGCCGGATCTGCGGCGAGGTGGAGGAGGTCCCCGAGATGGCGGAGCTCCCGCCCCTGGTGGAGCGGATCGGCGGCACCAGCGGGTTCGGCTCGTTGGACTACTCCTTCGAGCTGTCCGGAGTGTGCCCCCAGTGCGCTCCCTGAGACGCGCCCGGTCGTGGCCGAGAACGCGGGGTCGGACACGGTCCGTGTTCGAGGCGTACTAGGCTGTCGCCATGTCGTCGACAGCGCCGTGCCCCGCCCGCACGCGCCCGGCCCCGGCCTGGGCGCGTCTGCTGCTGTGCGCGGCCCTGTTGCTGGGCGTGGGTGCCATGCACACGCTGGGCCATGACCAGCCGGGTGGCCACGACGGCGGTCACGCGGTCACGGCCGCCGTCTCGACGGCGGACCATCCGGTCGGCGACCCGCCCGACATCGATCCCGTGACGGTGTGCCTGGCGATCGTGGCCCTGGGCGTGGCCCTGGTCGGCGTCGCCCCGGCGGCGTTCTTCCCCTGGCCCGGTACCCCGTCGCCCACCGCGCGCGTGCCGCGCGGCCCCTCGCGGAGCCGCGCCTTCCTCCCGCCCGCGCCCTCGCTCGCGCTGTTGCAGGTGTTGCGGGTCTAAAGGCCCCGGGGGTTCCGCGCCACGGCACCGGTGCCCCACACCCGAGACCCCTGCCGCGCGCACGGAGCGCGGCGCAGTGACCACACACGGAGACGTACGACATGACCTTTCTTCAGCGCGCCCTGATGCCCGCGGCCGCCGCGGCGGCCACCGTCCTGGTCCTCACCGCCTGCGGCACGGCGGAGGACGCGGCCGCGCCCGACACCGCCGAGTCCGAGGGGGCCACGGCCGAGTTCAACGACGCCGACGTCGCCTTCGCCCGCCAGATGATCCCGCACCACGAACAGGCCGTGGAGATGGCCGAGATGGCCGAGTCGCGGGCCGGGGACGAGGTCCGCGACCTGGCCGAGGAGATCGCCGCGGCCCAGGGGCCCGAGATCGAGCAGATGACCGGCCTCCTGGAGTCCTGGGGCGAGCCGCCGATGGAGGACATGGAGGGGATGGAGGGCACCCACGGTGACATGCCCGGCATGATGGCGGACGAGGAGATGACCGGGCTGGAGGCGGCCGAGGGCGACGAGTTCGACACCCACTTCCTGGAGATGATGATCCTGCACCACGAGGGTGCGATCACCATGGCCGAGACCGAGATCGAGGAGGGCGTCAACCCCGAGGCCCAGGGCCTGGCCCAGAACATCTTCGACGCCCAGCACGCCGAGATCGAGCGGATGAACACGATGCTGGGCGAGGGCGGCGGCGCGGACGCCGAGGACGAGGGCTCCGACGACGGTGACGAGGACTCCGGGGACCACGGCGGCCGCTGATGTCCCTCCGGGTGCCGGGCGACCCGTCCGGCACCCGGCTCGACGAAGGGCCCCGAGCCCCGGCCGGGTCTGACGCGTGCGTGCCGGTCTTGCACGGGGGCGGCCACGATCCGCGGGCCACGGGGGCTCCACCGAGGCGATCGGGGCCCGTCCGGTCGGACGCGAAAGCGACGACGCGTGCAGAGCCGGGCCGGGCAGGGCCGACGGGGAGCCGTGGAGGAACGCCGGGCGTCACCCGCCGTCGAGGTCGAGCTCGAACCACACCACCTTGCCCGGCGTCTTGCCGGACGCGCCCCACCTCTGCGCCAGCCGACTGACCAGCTGCAGGCCGCGGCCGCCCTCATCGGTGTCGGCGGCCCGACGCAGCACGGGGCGGTGCTGGTCCTCGTCGGAGACCTCGAACAACAGCGCGTCGGTGCGCAGCAGCCGCACCCCGATCGGGCCGTTGGCGTAGCGGACCGCGTTGGTGACCAGTTCCGTGGCCAGCAGCTCGGTGACGTCCGTGAGCTCCTCCAGGCCCCACTCGGCGAGCGTGGCGCGGATCAGCCGCCGGACCCGCGAGGGCGTGGTGGGGCGCGGTTCCATCAACCAGTGGGCGACATGGCGCGAGGGCACGCCGCGCAGCCGGGCCAGCAGCAGCGCCACGTCGTCCTCCTGGTCGTCCGTGCGCAGGTCGGTGAGGATCGCGTCGCCCAGCTCCTCCAGCGGCAGCGGACGCTCGGCGGCCTCGCACAGCGCCGCCAGGCCCTTCTCGATGTCGCGCCCGCGCGCCTCGACCAGTCCGTCGGTGCACAGCAGCAGAATGTCGCCGTCGTGGACGTGCACGTCGGCCGACTCGAAGGCGACCCCGCCCACGCCGATCGGCGCCCCCGTGGGCAGCCGGACCGGTTCCGCGCCGCGCCCGTGCCGGACCAGCACGGGCGGGACGTGCCCGGCGTTGGCCATCGTGCACAGCCGGGCCACAGGGTCGTAGACGCAGTACAGGCACGTGGCCAGGTAGTCCTCGCCCAGGCGCAGGGCCAGGTCGTCCAGGTGCCGCAGGACCTGTTCGGGCGGCAGGTCCAGAGCGGCCAGGGTCTGCACGGCCGTGCGGAACTGGCCCATCGCCGCGGCCGAGTGCAGGCCGTGGCCCATGACGTCCCCGACGACGAACACCACCCGGCTGCCCGAGAGCGGAATGGCGTCGAACCAGTCCCCGCCGACCTGCGCGATGTGGCTGCTGCTGCGGTAGCGGTGCGTGATGTCGGCGCAGGAGAGCCGGGGCGGCAGCGCGGGCAGCATGGAGCGCTGGAGGGCGTCGGTGGCGTCGGCCTCGGACCGGTACATGTGTGCGTTGTCCAGCGCCAGCCCCGTCTGGATCGCCAACTGCTCGGCCATCAGCGTGTCGACCTCGTCGAAGACCGGGCGGTCGGGGTCGCGCATCAGGACGACCGCGCCCAGGACGCGGCCGCGCACGGTCAGCGGCAGGGCGAGCAGGGACCGGTCGAGGATCAGGGGTGTGAGGTCGCCGGTGGTGTGGGTCCGGGCGAGCATGGCGGCGATGTCGGGGTCGATACGGGGCACGAGGACGGGAGAGGCCTCCGCCATCGACCGGTGCACGGGGTTGGTCGGCGGCATGACGTGGACCTGCTCCTCCGGCACGACCGTGCGCCACAGCTCGGACTGGTATCCGCTGTGCACGACCGCGACCCGGCGCAGCGGCGCGGTCAGGGATCCGGCGGCGTCGGGCAGTTCCACGTCCAGGTGCGGCCCGGGCAGCAGGGCGTCGAGCAGGTGGACGGTCGCGGCGTCGGCCAGGTGCGGAACCACGGCTCCGACCAGCTCACGGACGATCTTGCGCATGTCCATGCTGGCCCCGATGCGCGTGGCGGCCTCGTTGAGGAATCGCACGCGCTCCCGCACGGCGGTGCGCTCCCGGACGGACTCGCGTGCCGTGTCGAAGAGGTCCGAGGTCTTGGGATCCATCGCTCCGGCTTTCTGCGCTCGAAGGGAATTCCGACGGCTTGACAATCCTTTTCCACCTGCTGTGGACGTTTTTTGGTTGATTTTCGGGCACACCGATACACCGAGTGATCGGTAGGGGCCGTGGGTCCGGGTGTCAGCCGGTCCTGCGGCAGGTGAAGAACAGTTGGATCTCGGGATCCGCCTGGGCACTGGAGGGGGCGTAGGACGCCGTCTCCTCCTCCTCGATGGTGAATCCCGCCCCGGTGAGCAGCCCGCGCAGCTCCTCACGGAAGTAACCGGTCACCCGAACGTGGTGGCCGAGGAAGGGAATGGGGAGGTCGTCGACGTCGGCCTCCACCATGGACAGCGTGAACCAGCCGCCGGGGACGATCACCGAGTGCAGGACCGACAGCGCGCGCGGGACGAGCGCGCGCGGCAGGTGCAGCAGCGAGAAGTAGGCCACCACCGCGTCGTAGGTCCCCTCCGACGGGTCCAGGTCGACGATGTCCTTGTCGACGAACTCGGCCTCGGGTACGTTGCGGCGGGCGATGTCGAGCATGACCGGGGAGATGTCGATGCCGGTCACCGACAGCCCCGCGTCGGTCAGCCGCCGCGCGGTGGGCACCCCGGTGCCACAGCCGACGTCGAGCACCCGGGCGCCGGGCGCCAACCGCTCGATGAGTCCGAGCGTGCTCTTGACCTGTACTTCCTTGTGGGGAAAGGCCTCGTCGTAATGCTCGCCGATGTGGTCGTAGGCGGTCGCCTGACCGTGTTCTCGCGCGGCCCAGCCATCGTCGGACGACATGACATCCGGCGCCATGGTGATCGCCTTTCCCCTCACACGGTGCGGTGGAACGCACCGCGGCCTCCGACCGAACGGATTCGCGGTACAGAAGCCGAACTTACCGTCCTGATCGCGTTAAGTCACCACTTGTTCCTGGCCCCCATCTTCGCACATCGGCGGTGGACCGCCCGTCGCCCCACAGGGGACCTTTAGGATTTCCCCGCTGACCGCAAACCCCGACGGCACGGACAGGACGCAATGGAATACAACGTGAGCCGCAGGACCCTTCTCGCGGGATTGGGAGCCGGCGTGGCCGCCACCGGATTCGACCCCCTCGCACGAGCCTGGGCCGACGACGCCTCGCTGGCGGAGGAGGACCGCGTACCCGCCCTCGACGGCGAGCTCGTGTTCGACGAGGAGTCCCTGGCCGCAGCCGCGGACGACTTCGGCCACGACATCTCGCGGCACCCCCGCGCCGTGCTGCGGCCCGGGTCGGTGCGCGACGTCGAGCGGATGATCCGGTTCTGCCGGGCCCGCGACATCCCGGTCGCGGCGCGCGGACAGGGCCACTCCACCCGCGGCCAGGCCCAGGTCGAAGAGGGGCTGGTCATCGAGACGGCGACGCTCGACGGCCTCCAGGTGCGCGACGGCCGCGCCGAGGTCGGCGCCGGAGTGCGGTGGAGCCAGGTGCTCTCGGCCGCACTGCCCTACGGGCTCACCCCGCCCGTGCTCACCGACTACCTGGAGCTGTCGGTCGGCGGGACCCTGGCGGTGGGCGGGATCGGCGGCCAGACCCAGCACCACGGCCTGCAGGTGGACACCGTCGTGGAAGTGGACGTGGTGACCGGGGAGGGGCGGCGGCTGCGCTGCTCGCCCGAGGTCCGGGCCGACCTGTTCCGGGCCGTCCTGGGCGGCCTCGGCCAGTGCGCGGTCATCGTCGGCGCCACCGTGCGCCTGGCCCCCGCACCGGAGACCGTGCGCCAGTACCACCTGTACTACGAGACCGTCGAGGCGCTCACCGCCGACCAGCGCCGCGTGCTGGCCGACGGCCGCTTCGACTACCTGGAGGGACAGGCCCAGTCGCTGCCCGACGGCGGACCGGGCTGGCGGTTCATGCTGGAGGCGGTCGCCTACCACGAGGGCTCCACACCGCCGGACGACGACGCCCTCCTGGCGGACCTGTCCGACACCCGCGCCGACGCCGAGATCGAGGACCTGCCCTACCTCGACTTCGCCGACCGGCTCGCCCCGGCCGTGGAGTTCCTGAAGTCGATCGGCGCCTGGTACGACCCCCACCCCTGGTGGAACGTCTTCGTGCCCTCCAGCGAGTTCGACGCCCTGGCCGCCTCGGCTCTGGCGGAGCTGACCCAGGAGGACGTCGGTCCCACCGGCGTCGTCCTGATGTACCCGGTGCGCCGCGAGCTGCTGGGCACGACGCTGCCGCGGGTGCCCGACGAGCCGGTGGTCTTCCTCTTCGCCCTGCTCAAGACGGCCACTCCCGCGCCCGGGGTGCCCGACAACGCGGCCATGGTCGCGGCCAACCGGGCCCTGTACGAACGCGTCCGCGACGCGGGCGGGTTCCAGTACCCGGTGGGCAGCATCCCGATGGACCGGGCCGACTGGCGGGCGCACTTCGGGTCGGCGTGGGACGACTTCGCCGCGGCCAAGGCCGCCCACGACCCCGCGGGCATCCTCGCCCCGGGGCAGGGGATCTTCGGCTAGGCGGCGGCCCCGCAGGCGGGGCCGTCGATCAGCGGGCGCGGCGGGGTCTCCCGCCGCGCCCGCCGCCGGGGTGCGGCGCCTCTCGCGACGGGCGGCACCCGCCACCCGCGTCCTAGCGCCCGGCGGAGTACGCGCACAGGTGCGTGTAGGCGAGGGAGAACAGCGGTGTGGGCACGCCCAACTCGCGGCCGCGCGCGACCAGGTCGCCGATGATGTGGTCGGCCTCGACGGCGTTGCCCCGCGTCAGGTCCCAGTACATCGAGGTGGTGGTCGTGGCCGTGGTGTCGGAGGCCATGGTCCGGGTGCGCTCCAGCATCGCCTCGCTGGGCGCGAATCCCGAGGCGGTGGCCACGGCGACGGCCTCGGCGACCATGCCCGCGGTGAACTCCGGCCCGCCGGGGACGGTGTTGATCCGGCCGACGGGGGCGCGCATGAGGCAGTTGCAGGCGCCCAGGCTGGCCAGGAACACCCATTTGTCCCACATGCGCCGCCGGATGTGCTCGCTCGCGCGCGCGGTGTAGCCGCCGCAGTCCAGGGCGGCGTGCACCTCGTCCGGCCCGACGACGGGCCGCTCGGACAACGGCCCGTAGGCCAGTTCGGCCAGCGGGCCGACCTGGACGATGCCGCCGTCCTCGTCCAGTCGGGTCTGGACCAGGCTCACCCCGCCGTAGACCCGGTCGGCGCCGAACCGCTCGACGAGGGTGTCCAGGTGGCGCATGCCGTTGAGGAAGGGCACCACCACGGTGCGCGCGCCCACCGCGGGGGCGAAGTCCTCGAGCGCCTCGTGCAGGCCATAGGACTTCACGGCCACGATCACCAGGTCGTAGTCGGCGGTGAGCCGGTCGGCGGTGACGGGGGACACGGGCACGGTCTCGGTGTCCCCGTCCTGCGTGGTCAGCCGCAGCCCCTGGTCGGCCAGCAGCCGGGCCCGCGGGGGACGGACGAGGAAGTCCACGTCCCGCCCCGCCTGTACCAGGCGGGCGCCGAAGTACCCGCCGACCGCGCCCGCACCCACGACAAGGATCCGCATGACCGTCCCACTCTCGTTCCTGACTCCCACTCGACCACGCAGAACGTATGACCATGGGACATCACGTGGCAAGGCGGGGCCGGCCGGTGCCGGTCGGAACGCCGATCCCGCACAGGCGACTGGCTACGCCGCGTCGGCGGTCGGAGGAGGACGACGCGCGCCTGGCGGCCCGTGCGAACGAGGGGGCGAGTGCGGCGGAACTGATGGGGAGTTCGGGCGCCGCCGGGGTGCGATCCGCTCCAGGACGCTCAAGGTTCTGCTGCCGAACACGCGCTGACCTGCGGCGTGAGTGATTGCACCCGGGCGGCAGGGGCATGACCCGGATGTGGATCCAGAGCCGATGCTCGCCCGGGCCGCGGCCGGGCTGCCGACGGGTCCGGGCCTGGTGTACGAGCCCAAGTGGGACGGTTTCCGGACCCGGGCCGGTACCGCGCCGACCCGGATCGTCTCGCGTTCGGGCGCGCGGACCGACCGGCGCTGGCCGGAGCTGGCGGCCGCGCTGGAGACCCTGCCCGGCGGCCTGCTGATGGACGGCGAGATCGTGTGCTGGCTGGACGGCGGGCTGAGCTTCGACGCGCTGTTGCGCCGCAACACCGCCGGGGCGCGCCGGGTCCGGGAACTGGCCCGGACCGAACCCGCCCACTTCGTGGCCTTCGACCTGCTGCGCGTGGACGGCCGGGACATCCGGAACCGACCGCTGTCCTACCGGCGCCGCCGCCTGGAACGGCTGTTCGCCGACGGGCACGATCCGCACCTGGACCTGACGTGGCAGACCGACGACCCGGAGACGGCGCGGGAGTGGTACGAAGGGCTCGGCGAGGTCGGCATCGAGGGGCTCGTCGTCAAGTCCGCCGACGGGGTCTACGAGTCCGGCCACCGGGGCTGGCGCAAGTACAAGCACGCGGTGAGCACGGAGGCCGTCGTCGTGGGGGTCGTGGGCTCGGTGGAGCGGCCCGAGGCGCTGGTCCTCGGCCGCCGCGCCCCCGACACGGGAGAGATGCGGGTGGTCGGCCGCACGCGAGACCTGACCCCCGAGCAGCGGGCCGAGACGGCTCCGCTGCTGACGGCGTCCGGAGAGCGGTTGGCCGCTCCGTCGCGGTGGCGCGGCGGCGAGGCACCGCCGCATGTGGGCGTGGTCCCCGAGACCGTGGTCGAGGTCGTGCCCGACACCGGGACCGCCGCGGGGAAGTGGCGGCACGTGGTGCGGTTCGTGCGGCCCCGACCGGACCTGGGGGTGGCGGAGGTGCCGGAAGGGCTCGACGTCGAGCGCCGGCCCCCGTCAGGCTGAGATCCGCTCCCGCACGGCCGACTCCAGGTCCTCCCGGGACATCTTCGACCGCCCCGGCACGTCCAGCTCCTGGGCCCGGCGCAGCAGCTCCTTCTTGGTCATGCCGGCCAGATCCTCCTCGGAGGGCTCGGCCTTCTTCTTCGACCGGCGCGCACCCCTGGCCGCGGGGCCCTTGGCCGATTCCTCGGACCGGCGCGGTTCGGGCGCCCGCGCG
This genomic interval carries:
- a CDS encoding siderophore-interacting protein, which gives rise to MVRTRVVRTERTSPHFVTVTLGGEELAGFPFLGFDQCVKVFLPRPGQETLRMPTASHNGWIAQYYLMPAAERPVVRNYTARRFDPARLELDIEFVAHGDGGPASAWAPEAQPGDEVGVFPEGYYYLPPEGTDSQLLVGDESAVPALLSIIEQAPGDLSADAYLEVPSADDIRDVKAPESVRVHWLPRQDEDALPGRLALETARSAEPPGGTPYCFVAGERTLPTGLRRSLVRERGVPKAHITFVGYWRRGVATLT
- a CDS encoding DMT family transporter produces the protein MSKQSVSGADSRLARVDPLLLALAGAACTSLSGVLVKASGANAGTAAFLRCALALTLLVPMSVAELRRIGWRPRRLVLIDTAAGLLLGVDYVLWTASIGEVGAGIATVLLNAQLVVFPVLARMFTGTPIRRSFLMAAPVMLAGVALSAGITGPSTAEGDPFLGLAYGCAAGAAYAGYLFLSRLGGGSGHTATPVCVATLAGALSAGALGAWWSGIDLASLDPRAWGWLALLALTGQVLTWILVGAALPRLAPSSAAAVLVLPPVLAVGAGALLLGERATPVQLAGCALVLLAVWASERAARAATHTARRT
- a CDS encoding LysR family transcriptional regulator, with amino-acid sequence MFNTERLSALAAVAEHGTIADAARARHVTPSGLSQQLAKLEREAGQPLLEPYGRTVRLTHAGRVLAGHATRVLAQLAEARGDLAELSGQVLGPLRLGGVGSAIRALLPGPLAALSAAHPRLEATVCDGEVVELMPALLNGDLDLLLVESWSSRPLAFPSGVATVPLVDEPVSVALPAGHRLSGRARVDPAELGQESWASCPPGTEPYEATLQALRGRGVEPRVRYALKELPTQLALVAAGVAVALVPDLGRRPAPEGVVFRPLDPPVRRTIRAVWRVDAETPAVRACAGALTAQAAEWGADGGAGPAADPGADAVTPRRAERASG
- a CDS encoding Fur family transcriptional regulator: MGRYDHAVLRVGGRDPRFRGAQEVHAVIATPRTQERPPSLSTIYRTLRRLASEGVLDTVHSADGERLYRLCGSTSQHHHLLCRICGEVEEVPEMAELPPLVERIGGTSGFGSLDYSFELSGVCPQCAP
- a CDS encoding DUF305 domain-containing protein; protein product: MTFLQRALMPAAAAAATVLVLTACGTAEDAAAPDTAESEGATAEFNDADVAFARQMIPHHEQAVEMAEMAESRAGDEVRDLAEEIAAAQGPEIEQMTGLLESWGEPPMEDMEGMEGTHGDMPGMMADEEMTGLEAAEGDEFDTHFLEMMILHHEGAITMAETEIEEGVNPEAQGLAQNIFDAQHAEIERMNTMLGEGGGADAEDEGSDDGDEDSGDHGGR
- a CDS encoding SpoIIE family protein phosphatase — protein: MDPKTSDLFDTARESVRERTAVRERVRFLNEAATRIGASMDMRKIVRELVGAVVPHLADAATVHLLDALLPGPHLDVELPDAAGSLTAPLRRVAVVHSGYQSELWRTVVPEEQVHVMPPTNPVHRSMAEASPVLVPRIDPDIAAMLARTHTTGDLTPLILDRSLLALPLTVRGRVLGAVVLMRDPDRPVFDEVDTLMAEQLAIQTGLALDNAHMYRSEADATDALQRSMLPALPPRLSCADITHRYRSSSHIAQVGGDWFDAIPLSGSRVVFVVGDVMGHGLHSAAAMGQFRTAVQTLAALDLPPEQVLRHLDDLALRLGEDYLATCLYCVYDPVARLCTMANAGHVPPVLVRHGRGAEPVRLPTGAPIGVGGVAFESADVHVHDGDILLLCTDGLVEARGRDIEKGLAALCEAAERPLPLEELGDAILTDLRTDDQEDDVALLLARLRGVPSRHVAHWLMEPRPTTPSRVRRLIRATLAEWGLEELTDVTELLATELVTNAVRYANGPIGVRLLRTDALLFEVSDEDQHRPVLRRAADTDEGGRGLQLVSRLAQRWGASGKTPGKVVWFELDLDGG
- a CDS encoding class I SAM-dependent methyltransferase, which gives rise to MSSDDGWAAREHGQATAYDHIGEHYDEAFPHKEVQVKSTLGLIERLAPGARVLDVGCGTGVPTARRLTDAGLSVTGIDISPVMLDIARRNVPEAEFVDKDIVDLDPSEGTYDAVVAYFSLLHLPRALVPRALSVLHSVIVPGGWFTLSMVEADVDDLPIPFLGHHVRVTGYFREELRGLLTGAGFTIEEEETASYAPSSAQADPEIQLFFTCRRTG
- a CDS encoding FAD-binding protein, yielding MAATGFDPLARAWADDASLAEEDRVPALDGELVFDEESLAAAADDFGHDISRHPRAVLRPGSVRDVERMIRFCRARDIPVAARGQGHSTRGQAQVEEGLVIETATLDGLQVRDGRAEVGAGVRWSQVLSAALPYGLTPPVLTDYLELSVGGTLAVGGIGGQTQHHGLQVDTVVEVDVVTGEGRRLRCSPEVRADLFRAVLGGLGQCAVIVGATVRLAPAPETVRQYHLYYETVEALTADQRRVLADGRFDYLEGQAQSLPDGGPGWRFMLEAVAYHEGSTPPDDDALLADLSDTRADAEIEDLPYLDFADRLAPAVEFLKSIGAWYDPHPWWNVFVPSSEFDALAASALAELTQEDVGPTGVVLMYPVRRELLGTTLPRVPDEPVVFLFALLKTATPAPGVPDNAAMVAANRALYERVRDAGGFQYPVGSIPMDRADWRAHFGSAWDDFAAAKAAHDPAGILAPGQGIFG
- a CDS encoding ketopantoate reductase family protein, which encodes MRILVVGAGAVGGYFGARLVQAGRDVDFLVRPPRARLLADQGLRLTTQDGDTETVPVSPVTADRLTADYDLVIVAVKSYGLHEALEDFAPAVGARTVVVPFLNGMRHLDTLVERFGADRVYGGVSLVQTRLDEDGGIVQVGPLAELAYGPLSERPVVGPDEVHAALDCGGYTARASEHIRRRMWDKWVFLASLGACNCLMRAPVGRINTVPGGPEFTAGMVAEAVAVATASGFAPSEAMLERTRTMASDTTATTTTSMYWDLTRGNAVEADHIIGDLVARGRELGVPTPLFSLAYTHLCAYSAGR
- a CDS encoding ATP-dependent DNA ligase; the protein is MDPEPMLARAAAGLPTGPGLVYEPKWDGFRTRAGTAPTRIVSRSGARTDRRWPELAAALETLPGGLLMDGEIVCWLDGGLSFDALLRRNTAGARRVRELARTEPAHFVAFDLLRVDGRDIRNRPLSYRRRRLERLFADGHDPHLDLTWQTDDPETAREWYEGLGEVGIEGLVVKSADGVYESGHRGWRKYKHAVSTEAVVVGVVGSVERPEALVLGRRAPDTGEMRVVGRTRDLTPEQRAETAPLLTASGERLAAPSRWRGGEAPPHVGVVPETVVEVVPDTGTAAGKWRHVVRFVRPRPDLGVAEVPEGLDVERRPPSG